A stretch of [Clostridium] innocuum DNA encodes these proteins:
- a CDS encoding 4Fe-4S dicluster domain-containing protein yields MNRHEIQIKPSLCIGCDQCAKDCPTSNIQLKDKKAEILEAECIMCGHCAAICPKKAVTISGYSEAAVEQASSVRLDPQKVLEVIRFRRTIRQFQETEIPAEVISQILEAGRLTHTAENKQDVTYIVIDKEKASLEQQAVKFFRRLKPVANLFSSMARRTVIDDHFFFFQAPVAIVIAAKEEINGALAAQNMEFVAEANGLGVLYSGFFTMVVNHSRSLRAALHIPKGKKAVTTLFLGYPKIRYQRSAQRDTADIRYM; encoded by the coding sequence ATGAACAGACATGAAATACAAATAAAGCCTTCCTTGTGCATCGGTTGTGATCAGTGTGCGAAAGACTGCCCCACCAGCAATATACAACTAAAAGATAAAAAGGCAGAGATACTGGAAGCAGAGTGTATCATGTGCGGACACTGTGCTGCAATCTGTCCGAAGAAAGCCGTCACGATCAGCGGCTACAGTGAAGCTGCCGTTGAGCAGGCATCCAGCGTACGCCTTGATCCTCAAAAGGTGCTGGAGGTGATTCGTTTCCGTCGAACCATTCGTCAGTTTCAGGAAACGGAAATCCCTGCCGAAGTGATTTCTCAGATTCTGGAAGCAGGCAGACTGACACATACAGCAGAAAACAAACAGGATGTGACATATATCGTTATCGATAAAGAAAAGGCTTCTTTGGAGCAGCAGGCAGTGAAATTCTTTCGAAGATTGAAGCCGGTTGCAAATCTGTTCAGCTCCATGGCCAGAAGAACCGTCATTGATGATCACTTTTTCTTTTTTCAGGCACCGGTTGCCATCGTTATAGCAGCAAAAGAGGAAATTAACGGGGCACTGGCTGCACAGAATATGGAATTTGTTGCGGAGGCAAACGGCTTGGGGGTACTGTACAGCGGATTCTTCACCATGGTGGTGAACCATTCGCGAAGCTTGCGGGCGGCATTGCACATACCAAAAGGAAAAAAAGCGGTCACAACGCTGTTTCTGGGGTATCCTAAGATACGATATCAGAGAAGTGCACAGCGGGATACAGCCGATATCCGCTATATGTAG
- a CDS encoding winged helix-turn-helix transcriptional regulator: MDKECQKRIAHITSGFHTCKTAFTAIGDETRQVILLILIQSERSGIRVNEIAERAHLTRPSVSHHLQILKVAGIVDMRKEGTKNYYYISADNTQWKQVKQLIDLIYDSVIHLQKEEEERHL; this comes from the coding sequence ATGGATAAGGAATGTCAGAAGCGCATTGCGCATATCACCAGCGGCTTTCATACATGTAAAACGGCATTCACTGCCATTGGTGATGAAACAAGGCAGGTCATTTTGTTGATACTGATCCAAAGCGAGCGATCGGGAATCCGTGTCAATGAAATAGCTGAAAGGGCTCATTTGACCAGACCCTCTGTATCGCATCATCTGCAGATTCTAAAGGTAGCAGGTATTGTTGATATGCGGAAGGAGGGGACAAAAAACTATTATTATATCAGTGCGGACAACACCCAGTGGAAACAGGTCAAGCAGCTGATTGACCTCATCTATGACAGTGTGATTCATTTACAGAAGGAAGAGGAGGAGAGACATCTATGA
- a CDS encoding 4Fe-4S binding protein, whose protein sequence is MIVYFSGTGNSAYVAKRLQRELQDEGFDLFSSIRHRKKDALYAKQPWVIVAPTYAWRIPRVVHEWLKEVELTGSRELYFVMTCGGSIGNAGAYLERLCKEKGWSYQGCMQIVMPENYIALYDAPKKQEALTIIHNAEKQIAEAAEYIRTHRRIPKPEISVRDFVNSAWINPLFYPLIVHADKFYATDACISCGKCEQVCPLGNIQLKQGVPDWGKSCTHCMACICSCPKEAIEYGNSSKGKVRYLCSHVVSKEE, encoded by the coding sequence ATGATTGTATATTTTTCAGGAACCGGAAACAGTGCCTATGTGGCAAAACGATTACAGAGGGAGTTGCAGGATGAAGGCTTTGATCTGTTTTCTTCCATACGACACAGGAAGAAGGACGCACTGTATGCAAAGCAGCCCTGGGTGATTGTTGCTCCAACCTATGCATGGCGGATTCCGCGTGTTGTTCATGAATGGCTGAAAGAAGTGGAGCTGACGGGAAGCAGGGAACTGTATTTTGTAATGACCTGCGGCGGATCGATTGGAAACGCCGGTGCTTATCTTGAACGGCTCTGCAAAGAAAAAGGATGGAGCTATCAGGGATGCATGCAAATCGTCATGCCGGAAAACTATATCGCACTCTATGATGCTCCCAAAAAGCAGGAGGCTTTAACCATCATCCATAACGCAGAAAAGCAGATTGCAGAGGCAGCTGAGTATATACGGACACATCGCAGAATACCAAAACCGGAAATAAGTGTGAGGGATTTTGTGAACAGTGCCTGGATCAATCCTTTATTTTATCCTTTGATCGTACATGCGGATAAATTTTACGCAACGGATGCATGTATTTCCTGCGGAAAATGTGAACAGGTCTGTCCGCTGGGCAATATTCAACTGAAGCAGGGGGTACCGGACTGGGGGAAAAGCTGCACCCACTGCATGGCATGTATCTGCAGCTGTCCGAAAGAAGCGATTGAATATGGAAACAGCAGTAAGGGGAAGGTTCGCTATCTCTGCTCACATGTGGTTTCAAAGGAAGAATGA
- a CDS encoding DUF349 domain-containing protein has protein sequence MYNDHDDFEVNDYDEDIRRREALIEEAKNIEISSDWNTVFREISDLKRRWKRISYWDSAYEETLNEEFDSYMDAFYAKRREGYQSNQAIKQELIDRAEKVAASDDWNQATEEMNELMQQWKASGTAGKETDDELWDAFNAARQKFFDRKHEHWENLQTKFSNAKEIKEGLIKEAAALADSVEWNKTGEKFRAMMDQWKAAGSAGREHEDRLWNAFNESRQKFYDRRGEYYDQLHEQQDGKYEEKRRLVEQANEIAQRGEYTREHTDVMKNLSKEWKSIGSCGREREDDIWKEFRTAMDSYFEGLRNWNEQRHAQWRQRMQEARARKQELILDQQRQIKRMQNDIIGLIGERAINDMEEQIADKKEFIRELEEELADIDKTLAK, from the coding sequence ATGTACAATGATCATGATGATTTTGAAGTAAATGACTATGATGAGGACATTCGGCGCAGAGAGGCGTTGATTGAAGAAGCGAAGAATATTGAAATATCTTCCGACTGGAACACGGTGTTCCGTGAAATTTCAGATTTAAAGAGGAGATGGAAACGCATTTCTTATTGGGACAGTGCCTATGAAGAAACGCTGAATGAAGAATTTGACAGCTATATGGATGCCTTTTATGCGAAGCGTAGAGAGGGGTATCAGAGCAATCAGGCCATTAAGCAGGAGCTGATTGACCGTGCGGAAAAGGTTGCTGCTTCCGATGACTGGAATCAGGCAACAGAGGAAATGAATGAGCTGATGCAGCAATGGAAAGCATCGGGAACAGCAGGAAAAGAAACAGATGATGAATTATGGGATGCCTTCAATGCGGCTCGTCAGAAATTTTTTGACCGCAAGCATGAGCACTGGGAAAATCTGCAGACGAAGTTCTCGAATGCAAAAGAAATAAAGGAAGGGCTGATCAAAGAGGCAGCAGCACTGGCGGATTCTGTTGAATGGAACAAGACAGGAGAAAAATTCCGTGCGATGATGGATCAGTGGAAGGCGGCAGGAAGTGCGGGCCGTGAGCATGAGGATCGTCTGTGGAATGCCTTTAATGAAAGCCGTCAGAAATTCTATGATCGAAGAGGCGAATACTATGATCAGCTGCATGAACAGCAGGATGGGAAATACGAGGAAAAACGCAGGCTGGTAGAGCAGGCAAATGAAATTGCACAGCGCGGGGAATATACCCGGGAGCATACGGATGTTATGAAAAATCTAAGCAAGGAATGGAAAAGCATCGGTTCCTGCGGCAGAGAAAGAGAAGATGACATCTGGAAGGAATTCCGTACGGCAATGGATTCCTATTTTGAAGGGCTGCGCAACTGGAATGAACAGCGGCATGCACAGTGGCGTCAGAGAATGCAGGAGGCACGTGCACGCAAGCAGGAGCTGATCCTGGATCAGCAGCGTCAGATCAAGCGTATGCAGAATGATATTATCGGATTGATTGGAGAACGGGCAATCAATGATATGGAGGAACAGATAGCGGATAAGAAGGAATTTATCCGTGAGCTGGAAGAAGAACTGGCGGATATTGATAAAACGCTGGCAAAATAG
- a CDS encoding Crp/Fnr family transcriptional regulator — protein sequence MRQIKIPEELYHCFEAAGYRQHYEANEDIYMQGDDAGRIYFIRKGRVRAYYVTSQGRELTYEIIEKGRIFGESSFLSQCARPVCVAAVTQVELMACDLNQLYVYMEQSPGLMQIMLQLLSNTCNHLTAQLRRITLYDRYQRIASLLLSETAAPDYDRGVTSSSIPYTQEDLALILNLNRVTVNRVLSEWKKKGIVTASYGKITILKRTSLEALFPAASPKHLTR from the coding sequence ATGCGTCAGATTAAAATTCCAGAGGAGCTGTACCACTGCTTTGAAGCGGCAGGCTATCGGCAGCACTATGAGGCCAATGAGGATATCTATATGCAGGGAGATGATGCGGGACGTATTTACTTTATCAGGAAAGGTCGTGTACGTGCCTATTATGTGACCTCACAGGGGCGTGAATTAACGTATGAAATTATTGAAAAGGGCAGGATATTCGGTGAATCCTCCTTTCTTTCACAATGTGCCAGACCGGTCTGCGTGGCAGCAGTTACACAGGTTGAGCTGATGGCCTGCGATCTGAATCAGCTGTATGTGTATATGGAGCAATCCCCCGGACTTATGCAGATCATGCTGCAGCTGCTGTCCAATACCTGTAATCATTTGACCGCACAGCTGCGCCGTATCACGCTGTATGACCGCTATCAGCGTATTGCCAGCCTGCTGCTGTCGGAAACAGCTGCGCCTGATTATGACCGCGGTGTCACTTCTTCCAGCATCCCCTATACCCAGGAGGATCTGGCACTGATCCTGAATCTCAACCGGGTAACGGTAAACCGGGTACTCAGTGAGTGGAAGAAAAAAGGCATTGTGACAGCTTCCTATGGAAAGATCACGATACTCAAGCGTACCAGTCTGGAGGCGCTGTTTCCGGCAGCATCTCCAAAGCATTTGACTCGTTGA
- a CDS encoding MATE family efflux transporter: MKHTASLTQGNILQVLLRFSIPFLLANLLQALYGAADLMIIGAYCPAESIAAVSTGTQVTQIITSVISGLTLGATILVAKYAGRQQPDKIEKTIGTTITFFALFSIILSLILAFSTGMILQLLQVPQASMAQAYEYVFICITGIFFICEYNAFSALLRGYGDSISPLLFVAAACVCNIAGDLFTVGVLHMGVAGTAISTVVSQGISMLIAIWYMRRQGSALHFSRRCLKLDKAVLKELIAIGIPVSFQECMVRFSFLYLTAITNGFGVYAASAVGIASKFDIFAMLPATSVSNALTALTAQNLAAGKKERAVGFVRYGICVSMLCSSLFFLWAQLSPQSMISLFSRDAAVIRAGIPFLRGCSLDYLAVSILFCMNGYLNGSEKTVFTMLNSCGGALVIRVPLLFALMHYRVEVLAVYGLVSPLSSTAMLAVIWFYMKKHAVTHNTFISQNSINTSLQKE; the protein is encoded by the coding sequence ATGAAACACACCGCATCACTTACACAGGGAAATATTTTGCAGGTACTGCTGCGCTTTTCGATACCGTTTCTGCTTGCCAATCTGCTGCAGGCACTGTACGGGGCGGCTGACCTGATGATTATCGGAGCTTATTGTCCGGCGGAAAGCATTGCGGCGGTATCCACCGGCACACAGGTCACACAGATAATCACAAGCGTGATTTCCGGACTGACACTGGGAGCTACCATTCTTGTCGCAAAATATGCAGGCAGGCAGCAGCCTGATAAAATCGAAAAGACGATCGGTACCACGATTACCTTTTTTGCACTGTTCTCTATTATCCTGAGCCTGATACTGGCCTTCAGCACAGGGATGATTCTTCAGCTGCTGCAGGTACCGCAGGCATCTATGGCACAGGCCTATGAGTATGTCTTTATCTGCATAACCGGTATTTTCTTCATCTGTGAATATAATGCTTTCAGTGCACTCCTGCGCGGCTATGGGGATTCAATAAGCCCGTTGTTGTTTGTGGCTGCTGCCTGTGTCTGCAATATTGCAGGCGATCTGTTTACTGTGGGTGTTCTTCATATGGGAGTAGCAGGAACGGCGATATCCACGGTTGTCTCACAGGGAATCAGCATGCTGATCGCGATATGGTATATGCGACGTCAGGGTTCAGCCCTTCACTTTTCAAGACGCTGTCTGAAGCTGGATAAAGCAGTGCTGAAGGAATTGATTGCCATTGGTATTCCTGTTTCCTTTCAGGAATGCATGGTGCGCTTCTCCTTTCTGTATCTGACTGCCATCACAAATGGTTTTGGAGTGTATGCAGCTTCCGCCGTTGGGATTGCCAGTAAATTTGATATTTTTGCCATGCTTCCGGCAACCTCCGTCTCCAATGCCCTGACAGCGTTGACTGCACAGAATCTGGCAGCCGGTAAAAAAGAGCGTGCTGTCGGCTTCGTCCGCTATGGAATCTGCGTATCCATGCTTTGTTCCTCTCTGTTCTTTTTATGGGCACAGCTGTCCCCGCAATCCATGATTTCTCTGTTTTCCAGGGATGCAGCAGTCATCCGTGCAGGAATCCCCTTTTTAAGAGGCTGCAGTCTGGATTATCTTGCTGTTTCCATCCTGTTCTGTATGAACGGATATCTGAATGGAAGTGAAAAAACCGTATTTACCATGCTGAACTCCTGTGGTGGCGCATTGGTGATCCGCGTACCGCTGCTCTTTGCATTGATGCATTACAGGGTGGAGGTTCTTGCCGTTTACGGACTGGTATCTCCGCTGTCCTCCACTGCCATGCTTGCTGTCATCTGGTTCTATATGAAAAAGCATGCGGTCACTCATAATACCTTCATAAGCCAAAATAGTATAAACACCTCCCTGCAGAAGGAATAG
- a CDS encoding EAL domain-containing protein: MDKKLNNEEIEKGVFVINQHYEIVYMDETAKQNFPGCEQHAFCYQMLQESKTPCFDCPLKKTGHQKIENRLLYNQKLEIWMEYVAIRVEWPKEGLCTLISMHAAAPGKASSVIHAQTDGLLYAIVELHIQRDSFTMLYENLRQQPRLSQNGSLCKLLQKLCTRYVYKEDRADFEDFWNLDTLKKRIAVYSHVSCSFRILLHGAYRWMKFQITASSNEELTDTCLCLIDTMSEELPNPAAGQDYKPHYDELTRLYGKTTFERLAQERLMQDVHQEYGLVDIDIEHFKLFNDWYGIQEGDHLLMYISYQIRKKVQELNGIATRIGGDEFVMLLPQAACDVKKLEPEIIGWIQNYDASIKFLPTVGIYMIQDKTLPIAQMCDRAAIAAASRKGNYASRVAVYQDSMKKLIENRQEVLFGVKNGLDNREFVVYYQPQVSARTNRILAAEALVRWQHPQRGLLPPGEFIPILETSGFIYKLDSYVWEEVCRFLHDRLMKKLPVVPVSVNVSRVDMLQFRLCEVFTALIKKYEIPSRLLEIEITESAYAENFDQLIATVNELRACGFTVLMDDFGSGYSSLNMLSNIELDILKIDMKFLDTSNHQNTRNSSILESITSMGRWLGLRMIAEGVETHEQVDRLLNLDCEYMQGYYFYKPMSREHFCELLADAGRIDVRGMQAKRLPSIDLEDLFHKDITSEAMLSNILGGIALYEIEDDTHLQILMVNDRYYRITGCNAVDLQERSRLITRQIHPEDMPLVWDIFHKAQEAGSMGASGTFRRYRLNGELMWMHLQAFFLHKQGNRKLFYGSVSDVSTTMSLQKELLAILQTMPGDIFEYQVYPDERLSCRVISAGLSLLHGYTTQELQDILENGMLEYIDDRDHDEVMRIWSNPKQWKTDCSVEFRLFTKTGETVWVEQHIRYIREEEGVRIYNSLLTDITKIKRQEDELLESQRLLHHLLGIADQRDSPRQLTKRNKEHAAKLYAESFPGGMIGGFCEKGFPLYFANEEMIHFLGYDSYQDLYQGINGMVENTIYQEDRAQVELDLGTTFREGMEYTTRYRMVQKDGSLIWVQDRGRVICEEQGRLAIISTCMNIDEIVKARQLLEKVR, translated from the coding sequence ATGGATAAAAAGCTGAACAATGAAGAAATCGAAAAGGGTGTTTTTGTTATCAATCAGCATTATGAAATCGTTTATATGGATGAAACCGCAAAACAGAACTTTCCCGGATGTGAACAGCATGCATTCTGCTATCAAATGCTGCAGGAGAGCAAAACGCCCTGTTTTGACTGCCCGCTGAAAAAGACAGGACACCAAAAGATAGAAAACAGGCTGCTATACAATCAAAAGCTGGAAATCTGGATGGAGTATGTCGCGATTCGGGTGGAATGGCCGAAGGAGGGGCTGTGTACCCTGATATCCATGCATGCGGCAGCTCCTGGGAAAGCCAGCAGTGTGATCCATGCACAAACTGATGGGCTGCTGTATGCTATTGTGGAGCTTCATATACAAAGGGATTCCTTTACCATGCTTTATGAGAATCTCAGGCAGCAGCCACGGCTTTCACAAAACGGCTCGCTGTGTAAGCTGCTACAGAAGCTGTGTACACGGTATGTATATAAGGAAGACCGTGCAGATTTTGAAGATTTCTGGAATCTGGACACCCTGAAAAAACGCATTGCCGTATATTCTCATGTCAGCTGCAGCTTCCGCATCCTGCTGCATGGTGCATATCGCTGGATGAAATTCCAAATCACTGCTTCCTCCAATGAAGAACTGACGGATACCTGTCTCTGTCTGATAGATACGATGTCAGAGGAGCTTCCAAATCCCGCAGCCGGACAGGATTACAAGCCTCATTACGATGAGCTTACCAGGCTGTATGGGAAAACGACCTTTGAACGACTTGCTCAGGAACGCCTTATGCAGGATGTTCATCAGGAGTATGGTCTTGTAGATATCGATATCGAGCATTTTAAGCTGTTCAATGACTGGTATGGTATACAGGAGGGGGATCATCTGCTGATGTATATCTCCTATCAGATACGTAAAAAGGTGCAGGAGTTAAATGGCATTGCAACACGCATAGGCGGCGATGAGTTCGTCATGCTGCTGCCGCAGGCTGCCTGTGATGTAAAAAAGCTGGAGCCCGAGATCATCGGCTGGATACAGAACTACGATGCTTCCATCAAATTTCTTCCCACGGTAGGTATTTATATGATTCAGGATAAAACGCTTCCGATTGCTCAGATGTGTGATCGGGCGGCAATTGCCGCAGCCAGCAGAAAAGGCAATTATGCGAGCCGCGTTGCTGTGTATCAGGATTCAATGAAAAAACTGATTGAAAACCGTCAGGAGGTACTGTTCGGTGTGAAAAACGGACTGGATAACCGGGAATTCGTTGTCTATTATCAGCCGCAGGTCAGTGCCAGAACGAATCGTATACTCGCAGCCGAGGCACTGGTGCGATGGCAGCATCCCCAGCGCGGTCTGCTGCCGCCGGGAGAATTTATTCCCATTCTGGAGACAAGCGGCTTTATTTATAAGCTGGATTCCTATGTATGGGAGGAGGTCTGCCGCTTCCTGCATGACAGATTGATGAAAAAGCTGCCAGTGGTACCGGTCAGTGTGAATGTTTCAAGGGTGGATATGCTTCAGTTCCGCCTGTGTGAAGTCTTTACTGCACTAATAAAAAAATACGAAATACCATCCCGGCTTTTGGAAATAGAGATAACGGAAAGTGCCTACGCTGAGAATTTCGATCAATTGATTGCCACTGTCAATGAACTGCGGGCATGCGGCTTCACCGTTTTGATGGATGATTTTGGCAGTGGTTATTCCTCCTTGAACATGCTGTCAAACATTGAACTGGATATTCTGAAAATCGATATGAAATTTCTGGATACATCCAATCATCAGAATACGAGAAATTCCAGTATCCTGGAGTCCATAACCTCGATGGGACGCTGGCTTGGCCTGCGGATGATTGCAGAGGGTGTGGAAACCCATGAACAGGTGGACCGCCTGTTAAACCTCGATTGTGAATATATGCAGGGTTATTATTTTTATAAGCCAATGAGCCGGGAGCACTTCTGTGAGCTTCTTGCGGATGCCGGGCGTATTGATGTTCGCGGCATGCAGGCGAAACGCCTGCCCAGTATAGATCTGGAGGATTTATTTCACAAGGATATTACAAGTGAAGCGATGCTTTCCAATATTCTGGGGGGAATCGCATTGTATGAAATCGAGGATGATACGCATTTACAGATTCTGATGGTAAATGACCGCTACTACCGTATTACAGGCTGCAATGCTGTGGATTTACAGGAGCGCAGCAGACTCATCACCCGTCAGATTCATCCGGAGGATATGCCGCTTGTATGGGATATTTTCCATAAGGCACAAGAAGCGGGATCCATGGGGGCAAGTGGAACCTTTCGGCGGTACCGTCTGAACGGAGAGCTTATGTGGATGCATCTGCAGGCCTTTTTCCTGCATAAACAGGGAAATCGCAAGCTGTTCTACGGCTCAGTCAGCGATGTGAGCACCACGATGAGTCTGCAGAAGGAGCTGCTGGCAATCCTACAGACGATGCCCGGAGATATATTTGAATATCAGGTGTACCCCGATGAGCGGCTCAGCTGTCGTGTAATCAGTGCAGGTCTATCCCTTTTGCACGGCTATACGACACAGGAGCTGCAGGATATTCTGGAAAACGGAATGCTGGAGTACATTGATGATCGTGACCATGATGAGGTGATGCGTATCTGGTCGAATCCAAAGCAGTGGAAAACGGATTGCAGCGTGGAATTCCGGCTGTTTACAAAAACCGGTGAAACCGTATGGGTGGAACAGCATATCCGCTATATCCGCGAAGAGGAGGGTGTGCGCATTTATAACAGCCTGTTAACGGATATCACAAAGATAAAGAGGCAGGAGGATGAATTGCTGGAATCGCAGCGCCTATTGCATCATTTGCTGGGAATTGCCGATCAGAGGGATTCACCGCGGCAGCTGACCAAAAGAAACAAGGAGCATGCCGCCAAGCTGTATGCAGAATCTTTTCCGGGAGGTATGATTGGAGGATTTTGCGAGAAAGGCTTTCCACTCTACTTTGCCAATGAGGAGATGATTCATTTTCTGGGCTATGACAGCTATCAGGATCTCTATCAGGGAATCAATGGAATGGTGGAGAATACGATTTATCAGGAAGACAGGGCACAGGTGGAGCTTGATCTCGGCACGACTTTCCGAGAAGGTATGGAATATACTACACGCTATCGTATGGTGCAGAAGGACGGCAGTCTTATATGGGTTCAGGACAGAGGACGTGTAATATGTGAGGAACAGGGACGCCTTGCCATCATCAGCACCTGTATGAATATTGATGAAATCGTGAAAGCCCGTCAGCTGCTTGAGAAGGTCCGCTAG
- a CDS encoding Crp/Fnr family transcriptional regulator, which produces MHNYLETLPFWKELTDDQKQLLSTHIIERSFQKGDILNHGSQECTGLEMMVKGQARIFMMSPQGNEITLYRLLEQDVCVLSAACMIHSLTFTVSMEFETDAVILLIPKQILQIVSLQNCRVKDFTMELVADRFSSVMNTMHDVMFSSNEHRLAQALLTQMQLQEATSLQLTHDTLAHELGTAREVVSRLLKQFQRDGLLQQSRGCITILDEQRLSRL; this is translated from the coding sequence ATGCATAATTACCTTGAAACACTTCCCTTCTGGAAGGAGCTTACAGATGACCAAAAGCAGCTGTTATCTACCCATATCATAGAGCGCAGCTTTCAAAAGGGGGACATTCTCAATCACGGCAGTCAGGAATGCACCGGTCTGGAAATGATGGTAAAAGGACAGGCACGTATTTTCATGATGTCACCGCAGGGGAATGAAATTACGCTGTATCGTTTATTGGAACAGGATGTCTGTGTATTGTCGGCAGCCTGTATGATTCATTCTCTGACCTTCACGGTCAGCATGGAGTTTGAAACGGATGCCGTGATCCTGCTCATTCCCAAGCAGATTCTGCAGATCGTTTCATTACAAAACTGCCGGGTAAAGGATTTTACGATGGAGCTGGTTGCAGATCGCTTTTCCTCCGTGATGAACACCATGCACGATGTCATGTTTTCCAGCAACGAGCACCGACTTGCCCAGGCGCTTTTAACACAGATGCAGCTTCAGGAAGCCACTTCCCTTCAGCTCACACATGATACGCTGGCACATGAGCTGGGGACTGCCCGTGAGGTTGTATCCCGCCTCTTGAAGCAATTTCAAAGGGATGGTCTGCTTCAGCAATCAAGAGGCTGTATCACCATACTTGATGAGCAGCGGCTTTCCCGCCTATAA